In the Kaistella sp. 97-N-M2 genome, one interval contains:
- a CDS encoding glycosyltransferase family 4 protein: MFQTAADYKVNQHPVVMKREISIIYDILSLVKLIAYFLKEKPNMVHGNTPKGSFLSMTAAWLCRVPSRVYYVHGLRYQGTLGFKRKLLMTMERICCYFATDIIAVSKGVKRTLIKDAISNKKVKIIWNGSINGIDLKHFSPKNPELKDIRNEYNISENDFVFGFVGRLVGDKGVNEMVHSFDKINALHKNTRLLLIGNFENELDPLREDTLEIIANNEMILEAGVQDDVRSYLKAMDLFVFPSYREGFGIVLMEAAAMSIPAISSDITGCNEIIQNNRTGFLIPPKDENALFEKMKYCIENPEEIKIMAALARKTMRSKYEQNQVWEKVIEKYREIIL, from the coding sequence TTGTTTCAAACAGCGGCTGACTACAAAGTGAATCAACATCCAGTCGTAATGAAAAGAGAAATTTCGATTATTTACGATATTCTTAGCCTCGTGAAATTAATCGCTTATTTCTTGAAAGAAAAACCCAATATGGTGCACGGTAACACGCCGAAGGGCAGCTTTTTATCTATGACCGCTGCGTGGCTCTGCAGAGTTCCTTCCAGAGTTTACTATGTTCATGGCTTACGATATCAAGGAACGTTAGGATTTAAAAGAAAACTTTTGATGACCATGGAACGGATATGTTGTTATTTTGCTACAGATATTATTGCAGTCAGCAAAGGCGTTAAAAGAACTTTAATTAAAGATGCCATTTCGAATAAGAAAGTTAAAATTATTTGGAACGGTAGTATTAATGGAATAGATCTTAAGCATTTCAGTCCTAAAAATCCAGAATTAAAAGATATAAGAAATGAGTACAATATTTCAGAAAACGACTTTGTTTTTGGTTTTGTTGGCAGATTAGTGGGTGATAAAGGTGTTAATGAAATGGTGCACTCTTTCGATAAAATTAATGCCCTTCATAAAAACACTAGACTACTTTTGATTGGAAATTTTGAAAATGAACTTGATCCACTTCGAGAAGATACACTCGAAATTATTGCCAATAACGAAATGATATTAGAAGCGGGTGTGCAAGATGATGTACGATCTTATTTAAAAGCAATGGACCTTTTTGTTTTTCCTTCCTATAGAGAAGGTTTCGGTATCGTGTTAATGGAAGCTGCCGCCATGAGTATTCCCGCTATTTCGTCCGACATTACCGGTTGTAACGAAATTATTCAGAATAACAGAACCGGCTTCTTAATTCCTCCTAAAGATGAAAATGCTTTATTTGAAAAAATGAAATATTGTATTGAGAACCCTGAAGAAATAAAGATTATGGCAGCTTTAGCAAGAAAAACAATGAGGTCTAAATATGAACAAAATCAGGTCTGGGAGAAGGTAATAGAAAAATATAGAGAAATTATTTTATAG
- a CDS encoding glycosyltransferase family 8 protein: MNLILSADNNYAPFLGIAIFSILESNRNSEKNRYEDQIVFYVMDMDISVQNKKLIDEIVNKYNAKITYLNTKIIHSILEKSVKASVRSLATYYRLYLPTLLPLTVEKAIYLDCDSFINQSLRELWNIDIEGYDIAGVLDVISIDKKLNVGLSAADPYFNAGMLVINLKQWREKNLEEKMINFINHYEGKVSYHDQGTINGVCLEKKVLHPKFNAMTPIFVLNRKRILDYHNLKDYYNDKLLQEAKDNPVFCHLTPYLTDRPWVKGNYHPLKKLYRKFQKQTPWAHVEFTQPSKTLEPWVKELFHFLPYFLFVNTLRTLQSFRPKTWLRKLTNS, from the coding sequence ATGAATTTAATTTTAAGTGCAGATAATAATTATGCTCCGTTTTTGGGCATTGCGATTTTTTCAATATTAGAAAGTAATCGGAATAGTGAAAAAAACAGATATGAAGATCAGATCGTTTTTTACGTGATGGATATGGATATCTCAGTGCAAAATAAAAAGCTGATTGATGAGATTGTAAATAAATATAATGCGAAAATTACTTATTTAAACACCAAAATAATTCATTCTATTTTAGAAAAAAGTGTAAAAGCCTCAGTGCGGTCTTTAGCAACTTATTACCGCCTTTATTTACCTACATTACTACCATTGACAGTTGAAAAAGCGATTTATTTGGATTGTGACAGTTTTATTAATCAATCCTTAAGAGAATTATGGAATATTGATATCGAAGGTTATGACATTGCAGGTGTTCTGGACGTTATTTCAATTGATAAAAAATTAAATGTAGGTTTAAGTGCTGCCGATCCATATTTTAATGCAGGCATGTTGGTTATAAACCTTAAGCAGTGGCGGGAAAAAAACTTGGAAGAAAAAATGATTAATTTCATTAATCATTATGAGGGTAAAGTTTCTTATCATGATCAGGGAACGATCAACGGAGTATGTCTTGAAAAAAAAGTACTTCACCCTAAGTTTAATGCGATGACCCCAATTTTTGTATTGAATCGCAAACGGATTTTGGATTACCATAATTTGAAGGACTATTATAATGACAAGTTGCTTCAGGAAGCAAAAGATAATCCTGTGTTTTGTCATTTGACCCCGTATCTTACAGACCGACCCTGGGTAAAAGGAAATTATCATCCTTTAAAAAAGTTATATAGAAAATTTCAGAAACAGACACCATGGGCACATGTTGAATTTACCCAACCCTCTAAAACTTTAGAACCCTGGGTAAAAGAATTATTTCACTTTCTACCATATTTTTTATTTGTTAATACTTTGCGAACTTTACAAAGTTTTCGACCTAAAACGTGGCTAAGAAAATTAACTAACTCGTAA
- a CDS encoding inorganic phosphate transporter, producing MDLPVLLIIIIVLALVFDYINGFHDAANSIATIVSTKVLTPFQAVLWAAVWNFAAFFLAAYVIGEFKIGNTIAKSVNENFINLEVIFSGLVAAIFWNLLTWWFGIPSSSSHTLIGGFLGAALMYALVSDYEIVALANVDLVWYDKLILALKQVGTQNVVRYEKVIPIFLFIFLAPVIGAVISIIITLIIVNISKRTSPRKADKVFKKLQLVSSALFSLGHGTNDAQKVMGIIGAAVIYHHVQTLHDPVYIALDGTHQFNYFVEHYFWVPFTSFLMIALGTMSGGWKIVKTMGTRITKVTPLEGVAAETSGAITLFISEHFGIPVSTTHTITGAIIGVGLTKRISAVRWGITVSLLWAWILTIPISAMVAGATYLIVTWLM from the coding sequence ATGGATTTACCAGTTCTATTAATTATAATCATTGTTTTAGCTTTAGTATTCGACTACATCAATGGTTTTCACGATGCCGCAAACTCAATCGCGACCATTGTTTCCACAAAAGTATTAACGCCGTTTCAGGCCGTTCTTTGGGCTGCAGTCTGGAATTTTGCCGCCTTTTTTCTTGCCGCTTATGTTATTGGTGAATTTAAGATCGGTAATACCATTGCGAAATCCGTGAACGAAAATTTCATCAATCTCGAAGTTATTTTTTCGGGTCTCGTCGCGGCCATTTTCTGGAATTTACTCACCTGGTGGTTCGGAATTCCGTCATCCTCCTCGCATACCTTAATCGGTGGCTTTTTGGGTGCGGCTTTAATGTATGCGCTGGTTTCCGATTATGAAATTGTTGCGTTGGCAAATGTTGATTTGGTTTGGTACGATAAACTGATTCTGGCCCTCAAGCAAGTGGGCACACAGAACGTGGTCCGCTACGAAAAAGTAATTCCGATCTTCCTCTTCATCTTTCTTGCACCCGTTATCGGCGCCGTAATTTCAATCATTATTACGTTAATCATCGTCAATATCAGTAAAAGAACGAGTCCGCGAAAGGCTGATAAAGTCTTTAAAAAACTGCAGTTGGTATCGTCGGCTTTATTCAGTTTGGGACACGGAACAAATGACGCGCAGAAGGTGATGGGAATCATCGGTGCGGCCGTAATTTATCACCATGTTCAAACCCTGCACGATCCCGTTTATATCGCTTTGGATGGGACGCACCAGTTTAACTATTTCGTAGAACATTATTTTTGGGTGCCCTTTACGTCCTTCTTAATGATTGCTTTGGGAACGATGAGTGGCGGTTGGAAAATCGTAAAAACCATGGGAACGCGCATCACCAAAGTGACGCCATTAGAAGGTGTAGCTGCGGAAACATCTGGCGCTATTACGCTCTTCATCTCCGAGCATTTCGGGATTCCGGTTTCCACGACGCATACCATTACAGGTGCCATTATTGGTGTTGGCTTAACCAAAAGAATATCCGCCGTACGCTGGGGAATCACGGTAAGTTTATTGTGGGCCTGGATTTTAACCATTCCAATATCGGCGATGGTTGCGGGAGCGACTTATTTGATTGTTACGTGGTTGATGTAG
- a CDS encoding CapA family protein, giving the protein MGLENQFSIVISGDLCPTKDTEHHFISGDHEQIFGDCLPFFENADFLVGNLEFVLTDDPKPIKKSGPILYGDTAFVNIFKKAGFDLLSLANNHIKDCGEEGVQSTLKAVAKIGINTFGAARNLIEAKKPFIKEIKGKKIAFLTFAEQEFNTASENEYGANFFDPYEDLDLIAEIKKRVDHLIILYHGGIEYYEYPSPLLQKKCRRFIDKGADLVTCQHSHCIGTIERYQDKTIVYGQGNTLFGYREGNDSWNQGLLLDVQFNENDFKINYKGVQAIKEGGIRLLTEKENQKLLKKIEERSKLVNDSVFIRESWQKFCRKKESLYLPQYLALNRYFIHLNRWTNNKFISVFFLKKYLRSSHNIMRCEAHNEVIQTILKRNSKE; this is encoded by the coding sequence ATGGGTTTAGAAAATCAATTTTCAATAGTAATTTCAGGAGATCTTTGTCCTACTAAGGATACAGAGCATCATTTTATATCTGGCGATCACGAGCAGATTTTTGGTGATTGTCTACCCTTTTTTGAGAATGCCGATTTTTTAGTGGGCAATCTGGAGTTTGTCCTCACCGATGATCCAAAACCCATTAAAAAAAGCGGTCCTATTTTATATGGCGATACTGCTTTCGTCAATATCTTTAAAAAGGCAGGCTTTGATCTGCTGAGTCTGGCGAATAATCACATTAAAGATTGTGGTGAGGAAGGCGTGCAGTCTACTTTAAAGGCTGTTGCTAAAATTGGGATCAATACCTTTGGGGCTGCCCGCAATTTAATTGAGGCCAAAAAACCGTTTATTAAAGAGATCAAAGGAAAAAAGATCGCTTTTTTAACCTTTGCAGAACAGGAATTCAATACCGCTTCTGAAAATGAATATGGTGCGAATTTTTTCGATCCTTACGAAGATTTGGACCTGATCGCTGAAATAAAAAAACGGGTTGATCACTTGATCATCCTTTATCATGGTGGCATCGAATATTACGAATATCCAAGTCCCTTATTGCAAAAAAAGTGCAGACGGTTTATTGATAAAGGTGCCGATTTGGTAACGTGTCAACACAGCCACTGTATCGGAACTATTGAGCGTTATCAGGATAAAACCATTGTCTACGGGCAGGGAAATACTCTTTTTGGGTATAGGGAAGGAAATGATTCCTGGAATCAGGGCTTGCTCTTAGATGTGCAGTTTAATGAGAACGATTTTAAAATTAACTACAAAGGAGTTCAAGCGATTAAAGAAGGTGGTATCAGACTACTAACAGAAAAAGAAAATCAAAAACTTTTAAAGAAAATTGAAGAAAGATCGAAATTAGTAAATGACTCAGTATTTATAAGAGAATCCTGGCAAAAGTTCTGCAGAAAAAAAGAAAGTTTATACCTGCCGCAATACTTAGCGCTCAACCGCTATTTCATCCATTTAAACAGATGGACCAATAATAAATTCATTTCGGTATTTTTTCTTAAAAAATACTTACGTTCCAGCCATAATATTATGCGTTGTGAAGCTCATAATGAAGTGATTCAAACGATTCTTAAACGCAATTCAAAAGAATAA
- a CDS encoding EpsG family protein, whose protein sequence is MPVIVSVVLLIVFAGVRVSSVGTDTNNYVGMYNTFQAEKDQVFQISTNVEIGYLYLEYAASLISTEYWALLFCIASVCVICYLYVITKLSHNVLLSVFIYIALGTYVIFFNAARQGIAVSISAISLIYLIEKKMWKYFLVIAIASLFHRTVLIMLPFYFILRLPFTYKRTVLFAVVGVVSFYFLSKILSLFDSAVEERYAVYEDRGATGGYQLAAFYILITLFLIYARKFFNKKQIKLYDIYLNYALFTSIIYLVVVATNSDVNFIRLTNYFALGNVFIFPLVFKNKRLATGGLAVRIFVVICLLFYAVYLSKMANLTPYLTNPGLL, encoded by the coding sequence TTGCCGGTAATTGTTTCTGTCGTTTTATTAATCGTTTTCGCAGGGGTACGCGTGTCCTCCGTAGGTACCGATACTAACAATTATGTAGGAATGTACAATACCTTCCAAGCTGAAAAGGATCAGGTTTTCCAGATATCTACGAATGTAGAGATCGGATATCTTTATTTAGAGTATGCAGCAAGTTTAATTTCGACAGAATACTGGGCACTACTGTTTTGTATCGCCTCAGTTTGTGTAATTTGCTATCTATATGTAATAACCAAACTCTCTCACAACGTCCTGCTCTCTGTTTTTATTTACATCGCTCTGGGAACGTATGTGATTTTTTTTAATGCTGCCAGGCAGGGCATTGCGGTTTCTATAAGTGCTATTTCATTAATATACCTGATTGAAAAAAAGATGTGGAAGTACTTTTTAGTAATTGCCATCGCATCTTTATTCCATCGCACGGTCTTAATCATGCTGCCTTTTTATTTTATTTTACGTTTGCCATTTACTTATAAAAGAACAGTCCTGTTCGCTGTCGTAGGTGTTGTTAGCTTTTATTTTTTAAGTAAGATTTTAAGTCTCTTCGATTCTGCAGTAGAAGAACGGTATGCTGTTTATGAAGATCGCGGTGCTACGGGTGGCTACCAATTGGCTGCTTTCTATATTCTGATCACTTTATTTTTAATTTATGCCAGAAAATTTTTTAATAAAAAGCAGATAAAACTCTATGATATTTATTTAAATTATGCTCTTTTTACTTCTATTATCTACTTAGTGGTCGTGGCGACAAATAGTGATGTTAATTTCATTCGGTTAACCAATTATTTTGCGCTTGGCAATGTGTTTATTTTTCCTTTAGTATTTAAAAACAAACGTCTAGCAACCGGAGGGCTCGCAGTCCGCATTTTTGTCGTTATATGTTTGCTTTTCTACGCCGTTTATTTATCGAAAATGGCTAATCTTACACCCTATCTTACAAATCCCGGCTTACTATGA
- a CDS encoding glycosyltransferase family 8 protein, with protein MTNPSSIPIVFCFDNNFALPAFISISSLSYYAKEQTHYIVYCVVNKDLTDANKAHIQSLSNKNLTINFVEAKSTFQNAHQHRGITESTYYRLMLHDLLPQENKILYLDVDVLINDDLSELYNINLDGYIIGGVRNLYIHQVFEEHLVEIPYWKEHFSNAKYTYINAGVLLINLEKIRLTKIWEKWLELAKYKWEYHDQDILNMSCKNKILFLSPKFNATYAVRAKGADQWDLFSKYELSEKPVIYHFTAKKPWDSKYMDQSTVWWNFVKNNTTQYSYFYKRYNKEDVIRKKLNRISLKMKRVFTIIFPRSSK; from the coding sequence ATGACAAACCCCAGCAGTATACCAATCGTTTTCTGTTTTGATAATAATTTTGCCTTGCCGGCATTTATTAGCATTTCTTCATTATCCTATTATGCCAAAGAGCAAACTCACTATATTGTTTATTGTGTTGTTAACAAAGATTTGACAGATGCTAATAAAGCTCATATTCAAAGTTTATCAAATAAAAACCTAACCATCAATTTTGTTGAGGCAAAAAGTACTTTTCAGAATGCGCATCAACATCGGGGGATAACGGAGTCCACATATTATCGATTAATGTTACATGATTTACTTCCTCAGGAAAATAAAATACTTTATTTGGATGTAGATGTGTTAATTAATGATGACTTAAGTGAACTGTACAACATAAACTTAGACGGATACATTATTGGCGGTGTTAGGAATCTCTATATTCATCAAGTTTTTGAGGAACATTTGGTTGAGATACCCTATTGGAAAGAACATTTTTCAAATGCTAAATATACGTATATCAATGCCGGCGTATTATTAATAAATTTGGAAAAAATAAGATTAACAAAGATATGGGAAAAATGGCTTGAGCTTGCGAAATATAAATGGGAATATCATGATCAGGATATATTAAATATGAGTTGCAAAAATAAAATTTTATTTCTATCTCCAAAATTTAACGCTACCTACGCGGTAAGAGCAAAAGGGGCTGATCAATGGGATTTATTCTCTAAATATGAATTATCTGAAAAACCAGTTATTTATCATTTTACAGCAAAAAAGCCCTGGGATTCAAAATATATGGACCAGTCAACAGTTTGGTGGAATTTTGTAAAGAATAATACCACGCAATACTCATATTTTTACAAACGCTATAATAAAGAAGATGTAATTAGGAAAAAATTGAATAGAATTTCACTTAAAATGAAAAGAGTGTTTACAATCATATTTCCAAGATCATCTAAATAA
- a CDS encoding ATP-grasp fold amidoligase family protein: MSLRNYLVGLKNRNAFLYYLWSKNQQQKGIENLKNVSDLEAIKKLFHSCAGKFPELEQPKTFSDKMQWLKLNYHNELTTVCADKYEVRKYLTEKGYSAILAEIIGVYTKVDAIPFQTLPQKFVIKATHGSGWNLICTDKSKINWFWWKKTFDIWLNSNIFWPGREWPYKNMPARILVEKFLTDKSGLLMDYKLFCFNGKVHFVQANKGRDTANHAQNFYDLDWQILPFGKDLKPRPDIDIEPPAQLSEMVRIAEDLAHDFPFVRVDFYEVEEKIVFGEMTFYPKSGLPDFTPPEYDQILGELLTLPTKI; this comes from the coding sequence ATGAGTCTAAGAAATTATTTGGTCGGTTTAAAAAACAGGAATGCTTTTTTATATTACCTCTGGTCCAAAAACCAGCAGCAGAAAGGCATAGAAAATTTAAAAAATGTTTCTGATCTTGAGGCGATTAAAAAGTTGTTTCACTCGTGCGCCGGAAAGTTCCCTGAGCTGGAACAGCCCAAAACCTTCAGCGATAAAATGCAGTGGTTGAAACTGAACTACCACAATGAGCTAACGACGGTGTGTGCCGATAAATATGAAGTCAGAAAATATCTTACAGAAAAAGGCTATTCTGCTATTTTAGCAGAAATTATTGGCGTCTATACCAAGGTCGACGCGATTCCCTTTCAAACTTTACCCCAAAAATTCGTGATTAAAGCTACGCATGGCAGCGGGTGGAACTTGATCTGTACCGATAAAAGCAAGATCAACTGGTTTTGGTGGAAAAAAACCTTCGATATTTGGCTGAACAGTAATATCTTTTGGCCGGGTCGCGAATGGCCTTATAAAAATATGCCCGCCAGAATTCTGGTAGAAAAATTCTTAACGGATAAAAGTGGACTTCTCATGGATTATAAACTGTTCTGTTTTAATGGCAAAGTTCATTTTGTACAAGCTAACAAAGGTCGCGATACGGCCAACCATGCGCAAAATTTTTATGATTTAGATTGGCAGATTCTACCCTTTGGAAAAGATTTAAAACCAAGGCCGGATATCGATATTGAACCACCAGCTCAACTAAGTGAAATGGTAAGAATTGCGGAAGATTTAGCACATGATTTTCCTTTTGTGAGAGTGGATTTTTACGAAGTGGAAGAGAAGATCGTTTTTGGAGAAATGACTTTTTATCCAAAAAGTGGTTTACCCGATTTTACACCGCCAGAATATGATCAGATTTTAGGTGAACTTTTAACACTCCCTACGAAAATTTAA
- a CDS encoding glycosyltransferase family 2 protein gives MININNTINEGYLLSITLATYNVAPFIRESLDSILNQTFSDFELICLDDASTDGTAAILQEYAEKDQRIRLILKTKNKGLAVARNQCLAEAKGKYVTFLDGDDLYDASLFKKAVAMAEKDKADMVLWDYVTFYQNKEIEALRVKTSELHAIDPANKIKLLQRPAFTWVKLLRTEKVRELNIYFPPGFTRQDIPVHWHLITKLDKISLLPERLSFYRQQPDATTAKKDGKLFHLVYVTDIVERYLKDHHLYQQYRNVFLNQRLNFFAGMYDNIKPELKEEALQLIKERITPELCAYLKEDHDLRPQTRYFVSALQGSVKGKLQLKMWNWSRFIYRKLKS, from the coding sequence ATGATAAATATAAATAATACAATAAATGAAGGATACTTGCTGTCCATCACCCTCGCTACCTACAACGTAGCGCCGTTCATTCGAGAGAGCCTCGACAGTATTCTGAATCAGACGTTCTCTGATTTTGAACTCATCTGTTTAGATGACGCCTCTACCGACGGTACTGCGGCGATTTTACAGGAATATGCAGAAAAAGATCAACGGATTCGCCTCATCTTAAAAACAAAAAACAAAGGCCTTGCTGTTGCCCGTAATCAATGTCTTGCCGAGGCAAAAGGAAAATATGTAACATTTCTGGATGGTGACGATCTTTATGACGCTTCTTTATTCAAAAAAGCCGTGGCTATGGCAGAGAAAGATAAAGCGGATATGGTGCTTTGGGATTATGTAACTTTTTATCAAAATAAAGAGATTGAAGCTTTACGAGTAAAAACTTCAGAATTACATGCGATCGATCCGGCAAATAAAATAAAGTTATTGCAAAGACCTGCCTTCACTTGGGTCAAATTATTACGCACGGAAAAAGTACGCGAACTCAATATTTATTTCCCACCGGGTTTTACGCGGCAGGATATTCCTGTTCACTGGCATCTGATCACAAAACTCGATAAGATAAGTTTGCTGCCGGAGCGACTAAGTTTTTACCGTCAGCAACCCGATGCGACCACCGCTAAAAAGGATGGTAAATTATTCCATTTGGTTTATGTTACCGATATTGTGGAGCGTTATTTAAAAGACCATCATTTATACCAACAATACCGGAATGTATTTCTGAACCAGCGGTTGAATTTCTTTGCAGGCATGTACGATAATATTAAGCCCGAGTTGAAAGAAGAAGCTTTACAGTTAATCAAGGAAAGAATAACACCGGAACTTTGTGCTTACCTGAAGGAAGATCATGATCTGCGACCGCAGACCCGCTACTTTGTTTCGGCTTTACAGGGAAGTGTAAAAGGAAAGCTGCAGTTGAAGATGTGGAATTGGTCCCGATTCATTTACAGAAAATTAAAATCATGA
- a CDS encoding glycosyltransferase, which produces MSKIKVLHVTGAMNRGGAEVMLMDIFRHISAHFQFDFLINYKIKDGNTTGDFDQEILAKGGRIKHIGAQWDLGIKNYFAAFKKVTEELGLPDIVHIHMNAKSGMIALAAKKAGVKKVIVHSHADLKFRGSILSRMASQTELHMQKFLINRYADCFWGCSPEANKSLFYHKFLNENNSAVINNAIDVDSFRNVKDKAVEKLRQIYHLNDNTIVIGNVGRIVAHKNVLFILDILAELKKKNIDFRFVFAGRADQPAYLEEIWAKASEYGITENIIYLGLRSDIPAVLKSCDIFVAPALKEGFGLVAVEAQAAGLDCYLYTGFPTSVDMGVDLVHFFNHFQADVWAEEIKNRSIINKDLDLISKIIINNGFDTKSNVVILQDRYQKLYSK; this is translated from the coding sequence ATGTCTAAAATTAAAGTATTACATGTAACAGGTGCTATGAACAGAGGAGGCGCTGAAGTGATGCTGATGGATATTTTTCGGCATATATCTGCTCACTTCCAGTTCGATTTTTTAATTAATTATAAAATCAAAGACGGGAATACCACTGGAGATTTTGATCAAGAAATTTTAGCAAAAGGAGGCAGGATTAAACATATCGGTGCGCAGTGGGATCTGGGCATCAAGAACTACTTCGCCGCATTTAAAAAAGTAACAGAGGAATTAGGTCTGCCGGATATTGTACATATTCATATGAATGCAAAATCTGGAATGATCGCTTTAGCCGCGAAAAAAGCGGGTGTGAAAAAAGTGATCGTACATTCCCATGCAGATCTGAAATTCAGAGGAAGCATTTTATCACGGATGGCAAGTCAAACCGAATTGCACATGCAGAAGTTTCTGATCAATCGATATGCGGATTGTTTTTGGGGATGTTCGCCAGAAGCCAACAAGAGTTTATTCTACCATAAATTTTTGAATGAAAATAATTCTGCAGTCATTAACAATGCCATCGATGTAGATTCTTTTAGAAATGTTAAAGATAAGGCGGTAGAGAAACTAAGACAAATTTACCATTTAAATGATAATACCATAGTCATTGGGAATGTCGGACGTATTGTTGCCCACAAAAACGTTCTTTTTATATTGGATATTTTAGCAGAATTAAAGAAGAAAAATATTGATTTCAGATTTGTATTTGCGGGACGCGCCGACCAGCCAGCCTATTTAGAAGAAATTTGGGCAAAGGCCTCCGAATATGGGATCACAGAGAACATCATCTATCTAGGTTTGCGTTCTGATATTCCTGCGGTTTTGAAAAGTTGTGATATTTTTGTAGCACCTGCCTTGAAGGAAGGATTTGGCCTGGTTGCGGTCGAAGCACAGGCTGCAGGATTAGACTGTTATCTGTATACCGGTTTTCCCACAAGCGTAGATATGGGAGTTGATCTGGTCCACTTTTTCAATCATTTTCAGGCTGATGTTTGGGCAGAAGAAATCAAAAACCGGTCAATAATTAATAAAGATTTGGATCTTATTTCTAAGATTATCATCAATAACGGCTTTGATACAAAATCAAACGTGGTAATTTTGCAGGATCGTTATCAGAAATTATATTCAAAGTAA
- a CDS encoding glycosyltransferase family 2 protein: protein MIFVSIAISFYNAEEFLPDAIRSVFAQTHQNWELVLIDDGSTDRSLEIARSVIDSRVRVISDGKNKKLAGRLNQFIDIAKYDYILRMDADDLMLPDRIEKLLEIISANNVDIVTSGIYSVLNNLEIVGIRGSSYNSVTFHQILKRKIGITHAALIAKKSWYERNRYDETLSIAQDVDLWFRSSKKNDLKIISIEEPLYIYREENNVTIHKMLRAYKNERMMIRKYGETMINIVILRSYLKSFTVKILHGLGKLDILQKNRSQNILTEEQKNRFNSAIMKIQSTPVKGLNA, encoded by the coding sequence ATGATTTTTGTCTCGATCGCTATATCGTTTTACAATGCTGAAGAATTTTTACCGGATGCAATCCGTTCTGTGTTTGCCCAAACTCACCAGAACTGGGAACTGGTCTTAATTGATGATGGCTCCACGGATCGCTCCTTAGAAATTGCAAGGTCGGTTATAGATTCACGTGTTCGTGTTATATCTGATGGGAAAAATAAAAAATTAGCGGGACGGCTAAATCAATTCATCGACATTGCCAAATATGATTATATCCTACGAATGGACGCAGATGATCTGATGCTACCAGATAGAATTGAAAAACTTTTAGAAATCATAAGTGCCAATAATGTAGATATTGTGACCTCCGGTATATATTCTGTCTTAAACAATCTGGAAATCGTTGGTATTAGGGGTTCCTCTTATAATTCTGTAACTTTCCATCAAATACTTAAAAGAAAAATTGGGATCACACATGCAGCACTTATCGCAAAAAAATCATGGTATGAAAGAAATCGCTATGATGAAACCCTGAGCATAGCTCAGGATGTAGATTTGTGGTTCCGGTCTTCAAAGAAAAATGATCTAAAAATCATTTCGATTGAAGAGCCTCTCTATATCTATCGTGAAGAAAACAATGTTACAATACATAAAATGCTCCGGGCTTACAAGAATGAACGAATGATGATCAGGAAGTATGGGGAAACTATGATTAATATAGTAATCCTAAGATCGTACTTAAAATCATTTACTGTAAAGATACTGCATGGTTTAGGAAAATTAGATATTCTTCAAAAAAATCGCAGCCAAAACATCCTCACCGAAGAACAGAAGAATCGTTTTAATAGTGCGATTATGAAAATTCAATCAACTCCAGTAAAAGGTCTAAATGCATAA